The genomic stretch GCAGAGATACAAGAAGCTGCAGTTTGAGAGGGGTAAGTGGGAGAGTAACCGCACTGACTGCATCACTGCTCATAGACGTGTGGGGAGTGTAGGTAATTGAGCTCCCACCTGGCTCCCTTGTCTCCCCACACCCTttagtatttattagggatccccattagctgctgccaggGAAgaaactactcttcctggggtccaataTCAATTTGACCTGGAGGACAATGACAGCCCTCTACCTTTTCTTATTGTGTTCTGATTTAGCCTACATTCTGTATCAAAGTTTAACACGGCCACCATCAAAGATGCATGAGGGGAAAGCCTTTTCAGGTACATTTAAAGTGATGTTAATTGGATAGGTAGTGCTATATCATGACCTACACTGTGTCTGGCTGgatctatacagtatgtctgtctaaATGTCCTAATTCAAAGCCTTTAATATTTAGTCCCTGTGTTCGGTTATGAATTCATCATCTGtggttgtctgtctgtatatttaaTAAGGTCGTAAAAGTCTCACTGAGGAGTGTTAGGGGGTGCCTTTCTGCTGTGAATGGCGCATGGCTGGGGGGTATACCTAAATGTACTGTagaccggtattgatgcacgaaCCGGTTTGTGTTTTTACTTTATCTTGTATAACGAtatttcaatgtttggtttgttaaatgtgttaACGCCCGGCTCTTCGATGGTGAAATAATGTCTGTTTTTGTTGTTTCCTCCGTTTGCTACTTGAGTTGTCTCTTTCCTTCCACACACACCATTCCCAGCCCCCTGTCATTCAAGGAGAGCAGTTTTTGCGCTACCACGAGTCGCAACAACCACTCGCAGTCAGTCTTCATGGTCAATGCTGCAGATCTGGCTAGTCAGCTAGCTAAATGTACTTAGTCAGAGCAATGATACCAGTGCCGTTGTAGACCTACATCAGCATGTTTGCACAATGGTATATTCTAAATAAGAGAGGAATAGGCAAAGCATGGACATTTTAGCTACATCAAAGCAACAGTAAGATACCATTTATTTTATGTAGCATTCATTATGGTCGACTGGGAAaaactgaccaacactttggttccttccctgtCCCAATAGCCTTGTTTTTTTTCACTATTCAAAGTGCCTATTATATTCCAACTTTTGTTTGAAGTTtcattgaacagtataaaacaatcagaatggacaaagccccatttaaaaaaacaacaacaacaacacttagaatgtatgtgttgccaccctagggtcatACGCTACTCATAAAGCACATTTATAACTTTTATTATTAACAAACCTCAAATACCATCAAAAATGTGAATAATATTGTGATTATGATATGTGCTAATCTGTGACATGGGGTTCCCACGCTAACCTCAGCCAGACTTGAACACCCACTCTATATGGCATGTGCCTCGAAGGTACTCCACCCACCCAAaggcacaaacacagacacattgTGGACACACAGGGATGGAGAGTCGCACAGACAGGGGGCAGGGGGCTGCCATTTTGGTTCAACAGCAACAGACTGAGGAACATGCGAGAGTCAACAGAACAGAGCCATGTGATGGCAAGCAGTGTGTGTTAGTCATTGGGACTGGATGGTTGGACTTGTTTTGTAGCCACAGACCAAACATTGAGCGTCTGCCaactttgttttagtttggtagAAGCACATTTAAATAGGGTGATTGGAGAAAAATAGATGTTGATTTAGCTGCTGTGTTAGGGAGCACCAACTGATCTGTGTGTGCATATGTCAAATGATACTTGTGCTTGCGAGAGTATGTACTTGTGCATAGGTCAAAAACatgaaataaaaatatgttttattaatAGACAGGAAACAAGACAACAATCAACAGTAAAGTAGTAAACCACGTCTGGCACATAGCACCTATGTCTCTGTGTTAGCACACACATTCACTATTTCTGATTTGCAATGGCTTTTTGCACAGATTACAGATGGATATCCatctgaaagtgtgtgtgtgaacacagaGACAATCACCTCGTGAcctcctgtctcctcatgacCTGTCACCATGCTTTGGAAGCAGTCACTGTATGCAGTACTGTTGGTGGTGACACCTGGTTTTGTGCCACCACAGAGGTGCTTATGGACCCGTGCCGGACGTGGTGCCCATCGTCGTCGTGCCAGGCAGTGTGCCAGCTGAAGGAGATGGAGGTGGCGCAGCCCCAGCTGGTGAAGTGTGCCGTGTGCACCCTGGAGTTCTGCTCGGCCTGCAAGGCTAACTGGCACCCCGGGCAGGTCTGCCCACCCCAGGAGAACAACCTGCCCATCACCGCTTTTCTCCCCGGAGAGACCAGGTATGGAACTGAACCGTCTCCTCTTCCTTCATCATATCAATCACTTCCTCTCCACCTCATCAATATCTTTGATATCCGTAGAGACCAGGTATAGATGGAGCTGGGGtttttcctcttcttcctcctcttgtcTTCACTCTCCTCCCCATCACCTCCGCGAGCTAGTTGACAGAGGTTAGACTCCGTGACCGTTGAATGACATTTTGTCCCAAGAAGCATAGAATGAGAATCTATCAGTCATTGTAACTGGCTTTCCGCAATGAGCCACACTGTAAACACGGCGTTGTTGAGACCGTAAAGTCGCACGTTTGACAGGAATAATGTCCTTATCCCGGAAACCCTGGTCCCATTAtccacacacacgtacactcaCACGCTCGCgcgccgacacacacacacacacacacacacacacacacacacacacacacggctcgtAGTTGTTTTCTCCTAATGTGGTTGATGATCTGCCCTCACCTGCTCTCACCCCTCTACTGAGGACACTGTGAGGACTCAGACTCTGGTCCCCGTGGGAACCTGTATTTACCACCCTGGATACCAGCCTAGCTACCGCTGTGTTGATGTCTCCATGAAGCCAGCTGCTCTCATGCATAACCATCCAGGCGCTAGTCATCTAGTGCCTTCTAGTGCATATTTAATATGACTGAGTGCATTGGATGGAGCAGGTTGCCTGGTGATAGTGCTGGGACCCATGGGCTCAGATAAGGCTAGCCGGGGTTGACCAAGGTCACAGAGGAAGTCATAATGTGTCAATATAAGGAGCCAATAGAAGTCAAGGCTGCAACTCTTAGCCAACCTGCATTTGGACTATTCGTCTACTTAAAACTCGAGAATGTGGTGGCCCAGTGGCaaagctacactacatgaccaaaagtatgtggacatctgctcgttgAACGTCTCATTCATAAATCATGGGCtctgctgctacaacagccttcactcttctgggaagactttccactagatgttgaaacattgctgcggggactgaCTTCCATTTAGCCACGAGTCAAACCGAGATTTGTCTGTcgactccagagtccaatggcgctgagctttacaccactccagcagacaTTTGGCATCGCGCATGGCGATCTTAGGCTagtgtgcggctgctctgccacggaaacccatttcatgaagctcccgatggacagttcttgtgctgacgttgcttccagaggcaatttggaactcggtagtgagtgttgcaaccaaggacagactgtTTTTATGCGCCATGCGCTTTAGCACTCCGCTGTCCCGTTCTGTGAATGGCCTACCACTtggtggctgagctgttgttgctcctagacgtttccacttcacaataacagcagaagtttgacaaactgacttgttggaaaggtggcatcctatgacggtgccacgttgaaagtccctgagctcttcagtaaggccattctactgtcagtgtttgtctatggagattgcatgactttgtgctcgattttatacacctgtcagccacgggtgtggctgaaatagccaaatccactaatttgaaggggtgtacagatatgtttgtgtgtgtgtgtgtgtgtgtgtgtatatatatatatatatatatagtataacaAAAAATAAAGCGAGAGGGTTGTGGAGTTGTCCTCAGATGTCACGAAAGGCCACAGTGGTTTAAAGGGAAGGTTTTGGACTTTACAACTtaatgttagatggttcctcaccctgaaaaATAAGTCTATGGGCCAGAAGAAACTGTAATCCATAGTTGCTTTCTCTAAACAGCCACAACAAACTTCATCTAACTTgagccatggattacagttttTCCAGGCCCATAGACCAGGCCCATTTTTAGCTTGCGCAACCAtctaacatcaagttgtaaaatcctgaacttcccctttaaacTCTGCcgcctcctctcactctctctaccccctgtcagGACTCCAAGTATGGCTTGTATGGCTCTTACTGTGATTACTGTACATACTGCACTTATCTAAACAATGAGCTCTGGAGTACGTTCTTCTCCTCTCTCGCCTTTCAAGAGTGTGGGAAATTAGTGTCCTAATTCGAATGGACTCCACGTACACTATTAGCCCGATCTGCACCCAGCTGACATATGCAGCAATTACCGCAAAGGGCAAATGTATTACTCTGTGGACCATTCCCATTTTGCCTGGATCTTGCTGCCTTTTGCtgataccattttttttttttttttcacatttctCCCATGACATTCCTCTGACATAACAGCCAGCATTCAGGAGAAGGACACTCTCTCCTTAATCCTCACACTGATCCAGGTATTTTACCTTCCGATCTTTAGCCTGTATTCCATTACATTCAGGAATGGAATCCCGTTCCTTCCAGAGTAAAAGCTAGAATCCGAAAGTCCCGATGAGTTACAAAATGACTGCCAGAGTGTCAAATGAGGTAGGACATGAAAGGTGTGCATTAATTCACTCTGGCCAGATGCGATCAATAGCCGGAGAATTGGCTCAGAAAAATGAATGTGCTTGTTCCCTGTCCGCCTCTCTGACACTTGAGAGGACAGCCGACAGCATCACCTGCTCTCCTTTCTGGCCTTCAAGAGTCAGCAGCACTCAGGTGGGAAAAGGACACAAAAGACCTGCCTTTAAGATGAATAGAAGAAAGAAAAGCCTGAAAGGAGTGCGAGAAAGAAAGGCTGAGACGAGCACACTTTACATTCTCTCATTTCGTTTGCATTTCAGGTGTTAGGAGAAAATTATGTTGATGTTTATTGCAAGCTTAGATCTGTTGTACATTAACAAAGGCTGTTCAAGATCTGTGGCATGATAAACTGTATGAGTGGGTAATTTCTCGTGGCATTCTGGATCTCTGATGTAAGAGTCTTTGTTCTTTAGCATCATTCAGCAAAAACAATTGTTTCAACCAACATTTGTTTAAGAAACGTAACACACTGAacattgctctcgctctctctcgcactcacTGTGTCTCCTCAGCTCCTTCTACAAGAGTGACGATGACGATGGTCCCATCAAGCGCTGTCCCAAGTGTAAGGTGTACATCGAGAGGGACGAGGGCTGTGCCCAGATGATGTGCAAGAACTGCAAACACGCCTTCTGCTGGTACTGTCTGGAGTCACTGGACGTGAGTAGAGAACCTTGTCGCACGCGAACACACACCCCTTTCTAGTGGTACTTTCTGGAGCCCCTGGATATGAGTAGAACCTTGTCCCAATGTTTCCCCAAAACACCTCCCCACATCTGTGCTGCTGCAACATGTTCGCATAGAATAATACACACGTATCTTTGCAAATTAGTTTTAATTTCCCTTTTCAGcatgttggtcctgacttcaatACAGCAGTCTGAAATGTGCATAGAATTCACTCTGTGTAGATTTTGCATGTCTGGTGTGAGCAGATCCAATGTGTTATCAGGGAATAACAGCACTGCAGGAGGTGTGATAAGGCTGCAGGCGGGTGGATTTCCAAATCCAAAACCCGTTTTTATGACGTTTGATACAAGACAATGGAACTGAAACGGAGGGATTTTATCTGGGCTTGTAGGAGGCTTTACTGGCAGTGGCTTAAGTCAATTCTAATTGCAGACCACAGGCGATTTTACACGTCACTGGTAATTTAAAAGCAATTTTCTCCAAGCAGCTGCCCCTACCTCTCAGTACTAATCATAGATCATtcttttctcctctttctctctctctgtctctgtctgtctgtgtctgtgtgtgtgtgtgtgtgtgtgtctgtgtgtgtgtgacacacagGATGACTTCCTCCTGATCCACTATGACAAAGGGCCCTGTCGAAACAAACTGGGCCACTCCAGGGCGTCTGTCATCTGGCACAGAACACAGGTGAGTAAAGTTAGTGCGCCCACTTtcctcctttgtctctctctgtctctcacacacacacacacacacacacacacacactggacttccCCTATGTCTGCAGCATGTGGCAGGGCACATGCAACACACTTTTCCCCTCACACAaacacttccccccccccccccccccccccccccccaacttttatcattggaatgtgatccaaaacgaggcaacggtgtgctttaggaccatgcggacgcctccgagTTGACTGGATAAAGAATGATATTCAtgaaaaccaaagttgcgcccctggtaaAATGTAACACTGGTTGCTCAATGTTATTTGATGGTACTGTTAAGCTGTTCAGTTGCAACACACATAATGCTTGCCACACATTATGTAATAAAAGTCAACACATCCTTTTTAGAATTCTGATTCTAATATCGAATGAGAATATTGAGTAGACGTTCTATATTTTCCTGTTCACCCAGTCGACGTTCAGCTCTCGCTATCATCCAGCACATATCTAGTCATAGACGAGCACATTTCCCGGGTTTAACAGAGCGTTGTGAACGCTAGCGTACACACTGACATCTGTTGCCCAGTAGGACAGGCTGAGTCATTTGAGCATGATTACAGCTTGTGgtactgcacctcctttacccaGCCCATGCAACCTCACTGCTCCCCAAGCCCAGTTTCTCTCTTTAGCTCCTCATGAATGCGTAACACATACAGAAAGGACCCCGGGGCCCTTATTCACAaaagaagtgctgatctaggatgagGTCCTCCCTGTCAATGTCATCTTATTCATTATGGCAaaaacagatcctagatcagaactcctactcAGACATTTTCCGAATGAAGGCCCTAATATATCCTGCCTTTTGATAAAGAAAGCTCAGCCTCTCTGTTTTCTGTTTTCGCCTCTGTATCTGATTTTCAAATCCGTTTTGAGATTTGAGCTGAGGGGGTTGCATCCGCTAGGGACGCCATAGAAGGAATGAAGGTCACCTCTCTCGACGCTTACTGTTCTCAGACCAGACATGGTCTATTGTATACGGTAGCTTTGTCAAGGGTTTGGTTGATCTGAGCGAATAGGATATCATGATAACCCCGGTATGCCGGTGTAACTAAAGGTTCATGGGGTGCTCGTCTGGGTAAATAATGTGATTACGGAGACCTCCGAAAAGAGGGAAGTGGACAGAAATACACGAGAAGGGATCGCAACAGCAATGTGTATATACATGCATGGAGCTATTTTATCGAAAGGTCTTTGTCATAGGGTGCCACTCTCTGCTGTCTTGTCCCTCATTGGCCCGCTCTGGGTGATCCTCAAAATGACTCTCCTACTCTGACACCGGCAGAAGTCCATTAGGTTATTCTAAGAAGGCAGGTTTGCGTGTAATTGCTACTTTCGAAGGCCGTTTTGTAGCTGAGGAGATGTTTCTGCTTGTAGCTGATGCCCCCATGTGGTGAGATGGGAGACTTGCACTACAAAGATTGAAAATAACTTGCATGGTGGGTTATGACCACGTCAAACAAGAGAGCAAGTTTTGAGAAGGGAAGTGGAAATTATTTGGTGTGTATTATCTTGTTAAGGGATCTCTCATACGCTAgtcctgtttttttttaaagtattttctATATAGTGCCAATTGTGTCCTTCCTGATATTTTTGCAGTGTAGCTAAACAAACGGTGTCTTATTTGCTGGTGTCTCTGCCTTGTTTGCAGTCTCttactttctctcctctctctctttctccaaggTGGTGGGGATCTTCGCTGGCTTCGGCCTTCTCCTGCTGGtggcctctccctttctcctcctggCCACGCCCTTTGTCCTCTGCTGTAAGTGCAAGTGCAGCAAAGGGGACGACGACCCCCTGCCCACCTAAACCCCGCCTCGCTAAGCAGGCGGCCATATTTATTTTTCGTCCCTTTCTTCCGTTTTCTCCCTCCGCTTCTGGCGGTGCTTCATTTAACGGGTCTGGGGCCGAGCTGCACCGTCTCGGCCCAGCCGCGTCCCGATCCATCTCGCTCGCAGTGTcatggtgggagaggaggagttgTGTTGACCCTGTGCTCCCTGGCCTGGTGGAAGATGGGTTCACAGAGGTCAGACTTTGTGGACGACAACGACGCGCCTCTCTGTGGGCTTGGGGGCCATGTGTCCGTTTACTGTAGCAGGGCCATGCTGAGGCCTTGAGGTAAGCTACAGGCAGTGGTGTAGTACAGAACCGAAGAGGATGTTTTATCAAGAGAAGAGGGATAAAGACGTGATGTCTGAATCCTCTTGTTGGAGACAGTTTCATGCAGGAGCTGCTACTATTGGAGGACCTTCACCTTAACTCGTTTCAAGTCgagtttcttgtttttgttggttTGTCAAACACAAAGCTTTCCCCCCACCCCTCTACTCTCGCTTTTTATCTCTCAACATACAGGAAATACCACTGGAGTTGGTGTTTTGTGTTTACTCTGTTTGCACATTAAAGACACTCCGTTTGTCGCTTTAAGAACCAGGGCGGGAGTCGGGAggttttctgtctctcactcccctgTACAGCACGTTCTTTTGGtgatgtctgtgtttctgtcatcTTTTGCTCTGTTCCCACTATCAGCAAGAAGTTATTGTTTTTACAAAATGGATTTGAACTCCTATTTCTGTCTTTAAAAaaagtatatgtatatatatatatatatatatatatatatatatatatatatatatatatatatatatatatatatatatatatatattcttaccCCCTTttactccccaatttcgtagtatccaattgttagtagttactgtcttgtctcatcgctacaactccccgtacggacttgggagagacgaaggtcgagagccatgcgtcctccgaaacacaactcaaccaagccgcactgcttctttaacacagcgcgcatccgaccctggaagccagccgcaccaatgtgtcggaagaaacaccgTACACCCAGCGACCTGATCagtgtgcactgtgcccggcccgccacaggagtcgctacggcacgatgagacaaggatatccctaccgaccaaatccgatggacctcccggtcgcggcctgctgcgacagagcctgggctcgaacccacaGTCTCTGGtgaccttagaccactgcgtcaccCGGGAGGTCTACATGTCTTTTTGAGAGGGTGTCCCAAACTCCTTCTCACAGCCCAAAAAGAGGACTCCTGGTCCTGTGTTtacaaagagtctcagagtaggagtgctcaTCTAGGCAAGACAAAACTGATCCTATATCAATACTCCTACTTCAAGACACTTTGTGAACATGGGCCCTGAACATTCGTCTCCCCATCCACACAGACGTCAACAAACCGTCTGGAACTGGTTCTGACTTGTGTTGTCGAATGGAATACTTTAATATAGATGTCATGGGGTTCATTCTGAGTTCCTCTCAACTCAAATATGAATCATATTTAGCCACATAGCAACAAATGGCCTTAAATGAATAAGAAACGAAGCCAAAAAAGCCACCTCCCAGTATTCTGATGAAGGGGGGAAAAAACTGTCTTACAAAAACACATGGCCATTGTCCAATTCCGTCCTCGTGAAAGCACACTTAAATAATGAATTTGTTCAATGCGTCAGTCATTCATTAAAACCTGTCTATTTTCAGGTGGAACATAGGAAATTAAATTGTCTCTCTGATACAAAGATGTCCCTTCATATGATCTATGTTACACAGATGTTGGTCATATATCCAACCTCTGTAATGAACAATAATTCtatataatgtttttttttttaat from Oncorhynchus clarkii lewisi isolate Uvic-CL-2024 chromosome 25, UVic_Ocla_1.0, whole genome shotgun sequence encodes the following:
- the LOC139383746 gene encoding probable E3 ubiquitin-protein ligase RNF144A-A — translated: MTTARYRPTWDLALDPLVSCKLCLGEFPLEQMTTITQCQCVFCTLCLKQYVELLIKEGLETAISCPDSACPKRGHLLENEIECIVATAIMQRYKKLQFEREVLMDPCRTWCPSSSCQAVCQLKEMEVAQPQLVKCAVCTLEFCSACKANWHPGQVCPPQENNLPITAFLPGETSSFYKSDDDDGPIKRCPKCKVYIERDEGCAQMMCKNCKHAFCWYCLESLDDDFLLIHYDKGPCRNKLGHSRASVIWHRTQVVGIFAGFGLLLLVASPFLLLATPFVLCCKCKCSKGDDDPLPT